From a region of the Daphnia magna isolate NIES linkage group LG1, ASM2063170v1.1, whole genome shotgun sequence genome:
- the LOC116931856 gene encoding 28S ribosomal protein S17, mitochondrial: MAAVQISKLASVLARCLPSDVKNAAKFKVKLVEFDQNLNMHFAKHVTVYANDPTNACKPGDVVLIDKLPKKLTKHITHQVYKIVYSFGDITDPITGKKVVVGKYRDEIEAKNVLFGKNPSGFDYDRAQDRGWQAGKRDFSDKETYKKFHMFDHDEPYAV; encoded by the exons ATGGCTGCAGTACAAATTAGTAAGCTTGCATCGGTTCTTGCTCGTTGTTTGCCATCAGACGTGAAGAACGCTGCGAAATTCAAAGTAAAGCTAGTAGAATTTgaccaaaatttaaatatg CACTTTGCTAAACATGTGACGGTTTATGCAAATGATCCAACCAATGCATGCAAACCTGGTGATGTTGTGTTGATTGACAAGTTACCTAAAAAGCTTACAAAGCACATTACCCATCAAGTTTACAAG ATTGTTTACTCCTTTGGTGATATAACTGACCCAATAACAGGAAAGAAAGTTGTTGTAGGAAAGTATCG TGATGAAATTGAAGCAAAAAATGTTCTGTTTGGGAAAAACCCATCTGGATTTGACTATGACAG GGCTCAGGACAGGGGATGGCAGGCTGGAAAGAGAGATTTCTCTGATAAAGAAACTTATAAAAAGTTTCATATGTTTGATCATGATGAGCCATATGCAGTGTAG
- the LOC116931817 gene encoding LOW QUALITY PROTEIN: RNA polymerase II subunit A C-terminal domain phosphatase (The sequence of the model RefSeq protein was modified relative to this genomic sequence to represent the inferred CDS: deleted 1 base in 1 codon), whose amino-acid sequence MAATQRESLFFSENFRSKVVKVKVKEGSHITIGQILFQFEPEETGIRENQNANNSVSNGPSKFVVRATSAGLLEKLYIKEGNVIDQGALILEYSSCSHPTVMKEMCAECGADLRETDQRSQTAAVAMVHNIPELMVSMKEATQLGKADEERLLRDRKLVLLVDLDQTLIHTTNDEIPPNIEDVFHFQLHGPSSPWYHTRLRPFTKQFLSNISSLYELHICTFGSRTYAHMIANFLDEEGRYFSHRILSRDECFSAHSKTANLKALFPCGDHMVVIIDDREDVWNFAPNLIHVRPYHFFQHTGDINAPPGLAKQEKDDKEGFDFASLKSGENSPEASTLKPVNGSASKNAEEEKEKPPTTPDDSNLDGGSIEDENKSDNCATEMLNSYEETKLNNEVLVTTDKLTEDAKETTVEEASEKQKNGTEDTKVDNRGKEKQESDKIHIRDTDDYLLHLQDILRTIHHAYYELYDDNRKNGEETKTVPDMKIVLPYVRRKVLEDVHIVFSGVVPTNTPLEKSKPYLVAKSLGAIIMDRVSETTTHVIAARLGTAKLNEAKKYKHINVVTPDWLWSCAERWERVEERLYPLNSELANVRRKPPAHCTSPDVAFQLAIAANAKEEQDAAVPYYDRVTGKRVFRQPKKGDKGKTLATSRSSNRFSETVNPLLSLSTDEIADMDREVEDILQDMEGGETDEEEEPVDFITEENDDKTEIVPDKDESPSRKRKLEVADHDLLIGGVIDQDSPENDTLMVKFRRGEDIPDLDVDVDDPNDEDDNEPEIEDLETEEEPDDSELCLAGQALEREFLSEED is encoded by the exons ATGGCGGCGACCCAACGcgaatcattatttttttcagaaaattttCGTTCTAAAGTAGTAAAAGTTAAAGTTAAAGAAGGTTCCCATATTACAATTGGGCAAATCCTGTTCCAATTTGAACCTGAAGAAACTGGTATTCGTGAGAATCAGAATGCGAACAATTCAGTTAGTAACGGTCCCAGTAAATTTGTTGTTCGCGCCACTTCAGCTGGGTTGTTGGAAAAGCTCTATATCAAAGAAGGGAATGTTATTGACCAagg AGCACTCATTTTGGAATACAGCAGCTGCAGTCACCCAACTGTTATGAAAGAGATGTGTGCAGAATGTGGAGCAGATTTGCGCGAAACAGACCAAAGAAGTCAAACAGCTGCGGTGGCCATGGTTCATAACATTCCAGAACTTATGGTTAGCATGAAG GAAGCCACTCAGTTGGGTAAAGCAGATGAAGAACGGCTTCTTCGAGACAGAAAACTTGTTTTACTAGTAGATTTGGATCAAACTCTGATTCACACCACCAATGATGAGATCCCTCCCAATATTGAG GAtgtttttcactttcaacTACATGGACCTAGCTCACCTTGGTATCATACACGCCTAAGACCCTTCACAAAACAATTTCTCAGTAACATCAGTTCTCTCTATGAGCTTCACATCTGCACTTTTGGTTCCCGTACATATGCCCACATGATCGCAAACTTTCTTGATGAAGAGGGCCGGTACTTCTCCCATCGGATTTTATCTCGTGACGAGTGTTTCAGCGCGCATTCCAAAACGGCGAATCTCAA AGCTTTGTTCCCATGTGGAGATCATATGGTTGTCATCATAGACGACAGGGAAGACGTCTGGAATTTTGCACCCAACTTGATTCATGTTCGTCCGTACCATTTTTTTCAACATACCGGAGATATCAACGCCCCACCAGGATTggcaaaacaagaaaaagatgacAAAGAAGGTTTTGACTTTGCCTCCTTG AAGTCAGGAGAAAATTCACCCGAGGCATCTACTCTCAAACCAGTAAACGGCTCTGCGTCTAAAAatgctgaagaagaaaaagaaaaaccaccAACCACTCCCGATGATTCGAACCTTGATGGTGGGTCTATTGAAGATGAGAATAAGTCTGATAATTGCGCTACCGAAATGCTAAACAGTTATGAAGAGACAAAGCTAAATAACGAAGTCCTAGTGACTACGGATAAGTTAACTGAAGACGCAAAAGAAACAACAGTGGAAGAAGCGTCagagaagcaaaaaaacgGTACAGAGGAC ACGAAAGTGGATAAtcggggaaaagaaaagcaagaaAGTGATAAAATCCATATCCGTGACACAGACGACTATCTCCTCCATCTACAAGACATATTGCGCACCATTCATCACGCATACTACGAGCTGTACGACGATaatagaaagaatggagaagaaacaaaaacagtaCCTGACATGAAAATTGTCTTACCGTATGTCCGCCGTAAGGTTCTTGAAGATGTGCATATAGTTTTCAGTGGTGTTGTGCCCACAAACACCCCTTTGGAGAAAAGCAAACCATATTTAGTAGCAAAAAGTCTTGGAGCAATTATCATGGACAGAGTATCTGAAACTACTACTCACGTAATCGCAGCAAGGCTAGGAACTGCCAAA CTGAACGAAGCCAAAAAATATAAGCACATTAATGTCGTGACCCCTGACTGGCTATGGTCGTGTGCTGAGAGATGGGAACGTGTAGAAGAACGTCTTTATCCCCTCAACTCTGAGTTGGCAAATGTTCGTCGGAAGCCTCCTGCTCACTGCACAAGTCCGGATGTTGCCTTTCAGTTAGCGATTGCCGCCAACGCCAAAGAAGAACAGGATGCTGCAGTTCCATATTACGACCGGGTCACAGGAAAAAGAGTTTTTCGTCAACCAAAGAAAGGCGACaaaggaaaaacgttggcaACGTCTCGCAGTTCAAAT AGATTTAGCGAAACTGTTAACCCTCTGCTTTCACTGTCGACGGACGAAATTGCTGACATGGATCGTGAGGTCGAAGACATCTTGCAAGATATGGAAGGAGGTGAGactgacgaagaagaagagccTGTGGATTTCATTACCGAAGAGAACGATGATAAAACTGAAATCGTACCAG ACAAGGATGAGTCGCCTTCCCGAAAACGCAAGCTGGAAGTAGCAGATCACGATTTATTAATTGGTGGGGTGATTGATCAAGATAGTCCAGAAAATGATACACTCATGGTAAAATTTCGAAGAGGTGAAGATATTCCTGACCTTGACGTTGACGTCGATGATCCTAACGACGAAGATGACAACGAGCCAGAAATTGAAGATTtagaaacagaagaagaaccAGATGATTCAGAACTATGTTTAGCTGGTCAGGCTCTCGAGCGAGAGTTCTTAAGTGAAGAAGATTGA